The Streptococcus sp. VT 162 genome has a window encoding:
- a CDS encoding MarR family transcriptional regulator, whose translation MDYQQVNDYLTSIFNNVLVIEEVSLRGSRFKDISIKEMHTIDVIGKFPEATPSKVSKELMVTLGTVTTSLNNLERKGYIERIRSDQDRRVVYLHLTKQGRLVHRLHKRFHKAMVEKIIDGMSPEEKEVMGRGLTNLYQFLEDLK comes from the coding sequence TTGGACTACCAACAAGTAAATGATTATCTAACATCTATTTTTAATAACGTCCTTGTGATTGAGGAGGTTAGCTTACGAGGTAGTCGATTCAAAGACATCTCCATCAAAGAAATGCACACGATCGATGTGATTGGGAAGTTCCCGGAGGCAACGCCAAGTAAGGTTTCAAAAGAACTGATGGTAACTCTTGGGACAGTGACGACGAGTTTGAATAACCTGGAGAGAAAAGGTTATATTGAGCGTATTCGTTCTGACCAAGACCGTCGAGTGGTCTATCTGCATTTGACAAAGCAAGGTCGTTTGGTTCACCGCCTTCATAAACGGTTCCACAAGGCTATGGTCGAAAAAATCATCGATGGCATGAGCCCTGAGGAAAAAGAGGTCATGGGCAGAGGTTTAACGAACCTTTATCAATTTTTGGAGGATTTGAAATAA
- a CDS encoding enoyl-CoA hydratase (Catalyzes the reversible hydration of unsaturated fatty acyl-CoA to beta-hydroxyacyl-CoA) yields MNHILYQIVDDLAIITLNRPEVANGFHIPMCEEILEALTLAEQDQAVQFILINANGKVFSVGGDLVEMKRAVDEDDIPSLNKIAELVNTISFKIKQIPKPVLMEVDGAVAGAAANMAVAVDFCLATDKAKFIQAFVGVGLAPDAGGIHLLSRSIGVTRAAQLAMTGEALTAEKALEWGVVYRVCEVDKLEKTREQVLKKLRRGSANSYAAIKKLVWESQFKDWQNYAELELKLQESLSLTEDFKEGVRAHSERRRPKFTGM; encoded by the coding sequence ATGAATCATATCTTATATCAGATCGTAGATGATCTGGCTATCATTACTTTGAATCGTCCCGAAGTGGCAAATGGTTTTCATATCCCAATGTGTGAGGAAATTTTAGAAGCTTTGACCCTAGCAGAGCAGGATCAAGCTGTGCAGTTCATCTTGATTAATGCGAATGGGAAGGTCTTTTCAGTTGGAGGAGACTTGGTTGAGATGAAACGCGCAGTGGACGAAGATGATATCCCATCTTTGAATAAGATTGCAGAATTAGTCAATACAATTTCTTTTAAAATCAAGCAAATTCCAAAACCTGTTTTGATGGAGGTAGATGGAGCGGTCGCTGGTGCTGCAGCAAATATGGCAGTAGCAGTTGATTTCTGTTTAGCGACTGACAAGGCAAAATTCATTCAAGCCTTTGTTGGAGTTGGATTGGCGCCAGACGCTGGTGGGATTCATCTCTTGAGTCGTAGTATCGGGGTAACACGGGCTGCACAACTTGCTATGACAGGTGAAGCTTTGACTGCTGAAAAAGCGCTAGAATGGGGCGTGGTATACCGTGTTTGTGAAGTTGACAAATTAGAAAAAACAAGAGAACAAGTTCTGAAAAAATTAAGAAGAGGTTCAGCAAACTCATACGCAGCGATTAAAAAGTTAGTTTGGGAAAGTCAATTTAAGGATTGGCAGAATTATGCTGAATTAGAATTGAAACTACAAGAATCGTTATCTCTAACTGAAGATTTTAAAGAAGGGGTTCGAGCACATTCTGAAAGAAGAAGACCGAAATTTACAGGAATGTAA
- a CDS encoding aspartate kinase (catalyzes the formation of 4-phospho-L-aspartate from L-aspartate and ATP; lysine and threonine sensitive) yields MKVVKFGGSSLASAGQLEKVLNIVKSDKERRFVVVSAPGKRNAEDTKVTDALIKYYRDYVAGNDISTSQNWIIDRYAAMVSELGLKPAVLEKISKSIRALTTLPIEDNEFLYDTFLAAGENNNAKLIAAYFNQNGIDARYVHPREAGIVVTSEPGNARIIPSSYDKIEGLADSNEVLVIPGFFGVTKENQICTFSRGGSDITGSIIAAGVKADLYENFTDVDGIFAAHPGIIHQPHSIPELTYREMRELAYAGFSVLHDEALLPAYRGKIPLVIKNTNNPDHPGTRIVLEHSSDKFPVVGIAGDSGFVSINMSKYLMNREVGFGRKVLQILEDLNIGWEHMPTGIDDLSIILRSRELTPIKEEEILRQLVQKAEVDHAEIEHDLSIIMIVGEKMKSHIGVTATATRALSENKINIQMMSQGSSEVSIMFVVNKEQEKAAIKALYHAFFGESKED; encoded by the coding sequence ATGAAGGTTGTAAAATTTGGTGGAAGCTCGCTTGCCTCTGCTGGTCAGTTAGAAAAAGTTTTAAACATCGTTAAAAGCGATAAAGAGCGCCGTTTTGTGGTTGTTTCTGCACCCGGTAAACGCAATGCTGAAGATACCAAGGTAACTGATGCCTTGATCAAATACTATCGCGACTATGTGGCTGGAAATGACATCAGCACTAGCCAAAATTGGATCATTGACCGTTATGCCGCTATGGTTAGTGAACTAGGGTTAAAACCTGCTGTTTTAGAAAAAATCTCTAAAAGTATTCGGGCCTTGACAACTCTTCCTATAGAGGACAATGAATTTCTCTATGATACCTTCCTAGCGGCTGGAGAAAATAACAATGCCAAATTGATTGCAGCCTACTTTAACCAAAACGGCATCGATGCACGCTATGTTCACCCAAGAGAAGCTGGAATTGTTGTCACAAGTGAACCAGGAAACGCACGCATCATTCCATCTAGTTATGACAAGATTGAAGGCTTGGCTGATAGCAACGAAGTTCTTGTCATCCCTGGTTTCTTTGGTGTGACTAAGGAAAATCAAATCTGTACTTTTTCACGTGGTGGTTCAGATATCACAGGTTCTATCATTGCAGCAGGTGTTAAGGCTGATCTCTATGAAAACTTTACGGACGTAGATGGTATCTTTGCTGCCCATCCTGGTATTATCCACCAACCTCACTCCATTCCTGAATTAACCTACCGTGAAATGCGTGAGTTGGCTTACGCTGGATTTTCTGTCCTTCATGATGAAGCCCTTCTACCCGCTTACCGCGGAAAAATTCCTCTTGTTATCAAGAATACCAACAACCCTGACCACCCAGGTACGCGTATTGTTTTAGAACACAGTAGTGATAAATTCCCAGTAGTAGGGATTGCAGGTGACTCAGGATTCGTCAGCATCAACATGTCAAAATACCTCATGAACCGCGAAGTCGGGTTTGGTCGCAAGGTTCTGCAAATCCTTGAGGACCTCAATATCGGTTGGGAACACATGCCTACAGGTATCGACGATCTTTCAATCATCCTCCGCTCCCGTGAATTGACTCCTATCAAAGAAGAAGAAATTCTACGTCAACTCGTTCAAAAAGCTGAAGTAGACCATGCTGAAATCGAACATGACCTTTCCATCATTATGATTGTTGGAGAAAAGATGAAGAGCCATATCGGGGTAACTGCTACTGCAACACGTGCTTTGTCTGAGAATAAAATCAACATCCAGATGATGTCCCAAGGTTCAAGTGAAGTTTCCATCATGTTTGTTGTCAATAAAGAGCAAGAAAAAGCAGCTATCAAGGCTCTCTATCATGCCTTTTTCGGTGAAAGTAAGGAAGACTAA
- a CDS encoding ManO yields the protein MAQSLNQVIDLQTTGTSYLSISGKVGKFLVGDQALEFYPDVNVEQYIQIPWSSIQQIGANVSGRKISRHFEVFTDQGKFLFASKDSGAILKIAREKLGNDKVVKLPTLLQTIGQKLKNLFAKK from the coding sequence ATGGCCCAATCACTCAATCAAGTCATTGACCTCCAAACTACTGGGACATCTTACCTCTCTATCTCTGGAAAAGTTGGAAAATTTCTAGTTGGTGATCAAGCCTTAGAGTTTTATCCTGATGTCAATGTCGAACAATATATCCAAATCCCTTGGTCCAGCATTCAACAAATCGGAGCCAACGTAAGTGGTCGCAAGATCAGCCGTCACTTTGAAGTCTTCACCGATCAAGGAAAATTCCTTTTCGCTTCAAAAGACTCTGGAGCTATCCTAAAAATCGCTCGGGAAAAATTAGGAAACGACAAGGTTGTGAAACTTCCGACTCTACTCCAGACCATTGGACAAAAACTTAAAAATCTATTTGCAAAAAAGTAG